In Halomarina salina, one DNA window encodes the following:
- a CDS encoding DMT family transporter, translating to MTRTRNAALFCCLAAAWGAAFMAIKAGLGGPDAPGPFYETPVLFAAVRYDVAGVLMLGYAAVVLDDPLPRTRAQLAEVTVGAVFLIAAYHAFLFVGELNTTSAAAATIVSLSPVLTTAIARGLLPSDRLDAAGLVGLLLGLVGAVIIADPFGQAELLTANVLGKLLVFAATLSFAFGSVLARRIDSGLDVEAMEAWSMLGGALLMHVVSLGLGEPAGSVGLTMEALLALGYLSVVASALGFLVYFDLLERLGPVEINLVSYVAPVFAAVTGYLFLREAIDATTVVGFLVIVVGFVLLKRDAIRAEVRSVRGGPVQGDD from the coding sequence GTGACCCGCACACGGAACGCGGCGCTCTTCTGCTGTCTCGCGGCGGCGTGGGGCGCGGCGTTCATGGCCATCAAGGCCGGACTCGGCGGCCCCGACGCACCCGGCCCGTTCTACGAGACGCCCGTGCTGTTCGCCGCCGTGCGCTACGACGTCGCCGGCGTCCTGATGCTCGGCTACGCCGCCGTCGTCCTCGACGACCCGCTCCCCCGAACTCGCGCCCAACTCGCCGAGGTGACGGTCGGTGCAGTGTTCCTCATCGCCGCCTACCACGCGTTCCTGTTCGTCGGCGAACTGAACACGACCAGCGCCGCCGCCGCCACCATCGTCTCGCTGTCGCCCGTCCTGACCACCGCCATCGCACGAGGCCTGCTGCCCAGCGACCGCCTCGACGCGGCGGGGCTGGTCGGCCTGCTGCTGGGACTCGTCGGTGCCGTAATCATCGCCGACCCGTTCGGCCAGGCCGAACTGCTGACCGCGAACGTCCTGGGGAAACTGCTCGTGTTCGCCGCGACGCTCTCGTTCGCGTTCGGGAGCGTCCTCGCGCGCCGCATCGACTCGGGACTGGACGTCGAGGCGATGGAGGCGTGGTCGATGCTCGGCGGTGCGCTGCTGATGCACGTCGTGAGCCTCGGACTCGGCGAGCCGGCGGGGTCCGTCGGACTGACGATGGAGGCGCTGCTCGCGCTGGGCTACCTCTCGGTCGTCGCCAGTGCGCTTGGCTTCCTCGTCTACTTCGACCTGCTGGAGCGCCTCGGACCGGTCGAGATAAACCTCGTCTCGTACGTCGCGCCGGTGTTCGCCGCCGTCACCGGCTACCTGTTCCTGCGCGAGGCCATCGACGCCACCACCGTCGTCGGCTTCCTCGTCATCGTCGTCGGGTTCGTCCTCCTCAAGCGCGACGCGATTCGCGCCGAGGTGCGGTCGGTCCGCGGCGGGCCGGTGCAGGGAGACGACTGA
- a CDS encoding ribonuclease HI: protein MAAYGRPTLRDLFDESPTPHIAHPPRTHHRDYYVATDGSFRGSSGGLGVVIETRDGETVARRSVTDAVPDNNVAEYRALHLGLDLLAVRAPRDASVGLVLDHDDLAANVNRAALAARQPRHGPPHPYRVPTTSQHHWRGIRARVAGFREVRAARIDSGVNPAHCLANAPDQYAFVNDEPARCVLPTVTTDSPGPQYPPPSRANRHTGNASD from the coding sequence ATGGCCGCTTACGGTCGGCCGACCCTGCGAGACCTGTTCGACGAGTCCCCCACGCCGCACATCGCGCACCCCCCGCGCACCCATCACCGAGACTACTACGTCGCTACCGATGGGTCGTTCCGGGGGTCGAGCGGTGGACTCGGCGTCGTCATCGAGACCCGCGACGGCGAGACGGTCGCCCGTCGCTCCGTCACCGACGCCGTCCCCGACAACAACGTCGCCGAGTACCGGGCGCTGCACCTCGGTCTCGACCTGCTCGCCGTGCGCGCACCACGCGACGCGAGCGTGGGACTCGTCCTGGACCACGACGACCTCGCCGCCAACGTCAACCGGGCGGCGCTGGCCGCTCGCCAACCGCGACACGGACCGCCCCACCCGTATCGCGTGCCGACCACCTCCCAGCACCACTGGCGAGGCATCCGTGCACGGGTCGCCGGCTTCCGCGAGGTTCGCGCCGCGCGCATCGACAGCGGCGTCAACCCCGCACACTGCCTCGCGAACGCCCCCGACCAGTACGCGTTCGTCAACGACGAACCGGCGCGCTGCGTCCTGCCGACGGTGACCACCGACTCGCCGGGGCCGCAGTACCCGCCGCCGTCGCGCGCGAACCGCCACACCGGAAACGCGAGCGACTGA
- a CDS encoding DUF4396 domain-containing protein: protein MSIVSTIQEFITNPIVMGAWVVLVVASLGTLVWDLRRNNEELGSLMKYVWGFTVLYSGPIGLGVYWYSGRTQISHDSLWRRGFRSVCHCYSGCGAGEITGVVIAVGLLAMGNLWVAAVTFSLAYVFGYAMTMGPLMQEGMEFREAFVDAFYSETASIAVMEIVAISTDIWLAGEATMGEPLFWAALVVSLSVGLIAAYPVNLLLISRGVKEGMMNPAEMS, encoded by the coding sequence ATGAGCATCGTATCGACGATACAGGAGTTCATCACGAACCCCATAGTGATGGGAGCGTGGGTCGTGCTCGTGGTCGCCTCGCTGGGCACGCTCGTCTGGGACCTCCGGAGGAACAACGAGGAACTGGGCAGTCTCATGAAGTACGTCTGGGGGTTCACCGTGCTCTATTCGGGACCCATCGGCCTCGGGGTGTACTGGTACTCCGGACGAACCCAGATATCACACGATTCACTCTGGCGACGAGGCTTCCGGTCGGTCTGCCACTGCTACTCCGGGTGTGGTGCGGGTGAGATTACCGGCGTCGTCATAGCTGTCGGTTTACTGGCGATGGGGAACCTCTGGGTTGCCGCCGTCACGTTCTCACTGGCGTACGTCTTCGGCTACGCCATGACGATGGGGCCGTTGATGCAGGAGGGGATGGAGTTCCGCGAAGCGTTCGTCGACGCCTTCTACTCCGAGACCGCCAGCATCGCGGTCATGGAAATCGTTGCTATCAGTACTGACATCTGGCTCGCCGGTGAGGCGACGATGGGTGAACCACTGTTCTGGGCGGCGCTGGTCGTCTCGTTGTCTGTGGGTCTCATCGCCGCCTACCCGGTGAACCTCTTGCTCATCAGTCGCGGCGTCAAAGAAGGGATGATGAACCCCGCCGAGATGAGCTAA
- a CDS encoding trimeric intracellular cation channel family protein, translated as MNAVGLVAFALVGATKAIREDFDVFGIVVVALATAFAGGTMRDLLVNRVPLALQSVGEIGFGALGVGVALGVSMVLGSPEDHPFTLVADAVGLAAFATAGAIVATGSGVSAFGVVAIATINAVGGGAVADILLDRPPFILFEDFYASCAVLGGSAYWIVTAGMGAERIAVAVCAVVTVGTRLVAVNYGWRLPTAQMLGLSTGEVNENR; from the coding sequence ATGAACGCAGTCGGTCTCGTCGCGTTTGCTCTGGTCGGGGCGACTAAGGCAATCCGTGAGGACTTCGATGTCTTCGGAATCGTCGTCGTCGCGCTCGCCACAGCGTTCGCCGGGGGGACGATGCGAGACCTTCTCGTGAATCGCGTGCCGCTGGCCCTCCAGTCAGTGGGCGAAATCGGGTTCGGAGCACTCGGTGTGGGGGTCGCACTCGGAGTTAGTATGGTACTCGGGTCTCCAGAGGACCATCCGTTCACACTCGTCGCTGATGCGGTGGGACTCGCTGCGTTCGCTACGGCCGGCGCGATTGTGGCAACGGGCAGTGGCGTCTCGGCCTTCGGTGTCGTTGCGATTGCGACGATTAACGCGGTCGGGGGTGGCGCGGTCGCCGATATTCTACTGGACCGGCCGCCGTTCATCCTCTTCGAGGACTTCTACGCGAGTTGTGCCGTTCTGGGTGGGAGTGCCTATTGGATAGTGACAGCTGGTATGGGGGCAGAACGTATCGCCGTCGCAGTCTGTGCTGTCGTAACCGTTGGGACACGTCTGGTCGCAGTCAACTACGGCTGGAGACTTCCGACGGCACAGATGCTCGGGCTGTCTACTGGTGAGGTCAACGAAAACCGATAG
- a CDS encoding beta-ribofuranosylaminobenzene 5'-phosphate synthase family protein has translation MVRVETGARLHVGFTNLSLAYERLYGGVGLALDEPRVVVEATRADGVAADPALRETTHAVCELLDLPGANVRLVDGLPHHVGLGSGTQHALATLEAIARAYDRAPRVRASAPALGRGGRSGVGVATFETGGLVVDAGHPTERFTTTPPARGEWSVPPVVARHPVPDDWRFLLVTPDGEGRSGSDEDDSMRAVVERADPSIADDLSAVLVRRLLPAVVTGERERFGRAVGEFGRLNGAWYADEQGGVYRPPVGELVAALGEEPSVTGVGQSSWGPTVYGVTDRANADAAHEAGERALDEAGVDGEVRVVRARNEGATVR, from the coding sequence ATGGTCCGGGTCGAGACGGGGGCACGCCTCCACGTCGGGTTCACGAACCTCTCGCTCGCGTACGAGCGACTCTACGGCGGCGTGGGCCTCGCGCTCGACGAACCGCGCGTCGTGGTGGAGGCGACGCGCGCCGACGGCGTCGCCGCCGACCCGGCGCTCCGCGAGACGACACACGCGGTCTGCGAACTGCTCGACCTGCCCGGTGCGAACGTTCGCCTCGTCGACGGCCTCCCGCACCACGTCGGCCTCGGGAGCGGCACCCAGCACGCGCTGGCGACGCTCGAAGCGATTGCGCGGGCGTACGACCGCGCCCCCCGGGTCCGTGCGAGTGCGCCCGCGCTGGGACGCGGCGGGCGTTCGGGCGTCGGCGTCGCGACGTTCGAGACGGGCGGCCTCGTCGTCGACGCCGGTCACCCCACCGAGCGGTTCACCACGACGCCGCCCGCCCGCGGCGAGTGGTCCGTCCCGCCGGTCGTCGCCCGCCACCCCGTCCCCGACGACTGGCGGTTCCTGCTCGTGACGCCCGACGGCGAAGGGCGGTCCGGGAGCGACGAGGACGACAGCATGCGTGCGGTGGTCGAACGCGCCGACCCGAGCATCGCCGACGACCTCTCGGCGGTGCTCGTCCGCCGACTGCTCCCGGCGGTCGTGACGGGCGAGCGCGAGCGGTTCGGCCGCGCCGTGGGCGAGTTCGGCCGCCTCAACGGCGCGTGGTACGCGGACGAACAGGGCGGCGTCTACCGCCCGCCCGTCGGCGAACTGGTGGCGGCGCTGGGCGAGGAGCCCTCGGTGACCGGCGTCGGCCAGTCGTCGTGGGGACCGACCGTCTACGGCGTCACCGACCGGGCGAACGCCGACGCCGCTCACGAGGCGGGGGAGCGTGCGCTCGACGAGGCGGGAGTGGACGGCGAGGTACGGGTCGTCCGCGCCCGGAACGAGGGCGCGACGGTACGGTAG
- a CDS encoding glycosyltransferase: MSDPAVAVVHYPEGAGHATRMLAVARGFERRGAAVSMAGGGPGTRFLRRNGYDPYEPTVVDFIDSYQYDDGTLLGDSVPNAARRVRDIVQWLRREDPDALVTDDMFAAMAAPLASVPLYVLTHNAPALYDDPLERVATDGLTRLQVGLSRAFFYPAVWPTGHDPRGVERIGPVALPADVASDGGSSDTTTLGDPDVLLVPSAYSDDQGALVDRLEAAGRDVTSVGDADWETVPSLLPHVERANVVVCSGYSTVMEAAVAGTACVVRPFTDEQYGVGRLLDSVHGFCVAHSVGGVARAVETTPDPTPFENGIDAVADRVLSELR; this comes from the coding sequence ATGAGCGACCCCGCAGTCGCCGTCGTCCACTACCCCGAGGGCGCGGGCCACGCCACGCGGATGCTCGCCGTCGCGCGGGGGTTCGAGCGCCGCGGCGCCGCGGTCTCGATGGCCGGTGGCGGTCCCGGCACCCGCTTCCTCCGACGGAACGGCTACGACCCGTACGAGCCGACGGTCGTGGACTTCATCGACAGCTACCAGTACGACGACGGCACCCTCCTCGGCGACAGCGTCCCGAACGCCGCGCGCCGCGTCCGCGACATCGTCCAGTGGCTCCGGCGCGAGGACCCCGACGCGCTCGTCACCGACGACATGTTCGCCGCCATGGCCGCGCCGCTGGCGTCCGTCCCGCTGTACGTCCTGACCCACAACGCCCCCGCACTCTACGACGACCCGCTTGAGCGCGTCGCGACCGACGGCCTCACCCGACTGCAGGTCGGTCTCTCGCGGGCCTTCTTCTACCCGGCCGTCTGGCCGACCGGCCACGACCCGCGTGGCGTGGAACGAATCGGCCCGGTCGCGCTCCCGGCGGATGTCGCCTCCGACGGTGGGTCCTCAGACACCACCACGCTCGGCGACCCCGACGTGCTGCTCGTCCCCAGCGCGTACTCCGACGACCAGGGAGCGCTCGTCGACCGACTGGAGGCCGCCGGACGGGACGTGACGAGCGTCGGCGACGCCGACTGGGAGACGGTCCCCTCGCTGCTCCCGCACGTCGAGCGCGCGAACGTCGTCGTCTGCTCGGGCTACTCGACGGTGATGGAGGCGGCCGTCGCCGGGACCGCCTGCGTCGTCCGCCCGTTCACCGACGAGCAGTACGGCGTCGGCCGCCTGCTCGACTCGGTCCACGGGTTCTGCGTCGCCCACTCCGTCGGCGGCGTCGCCCGCGCCGTCGAGACGACGCCCGACCCGACCCCGTTCGAGAACGGTATCGACGCGGTGGCCGACCGGGTGCTCTCGGAGCTTCGCTGA
- a CDS encoding glycosyltransferase → MDVACVVPAYDEIGTVERTLDSLVGTESEVIVVVGGTDGTAGVARAHPAVDLVLTDTEESGPAAARNRGARATDAEVVCFTDADTVVAPGWVARHASHYHDPRVVCVGGPLRPLDGSRRDRLLFGLLSDWWYRVSWPVGFVQASGNNCSYRREALLDAGGFDESLPFLEDTDCSMRLARRGRAVYDRHAWVATSPRRQHRQGYLGLLGEYAAGYARYLLDAQRDSGYFRRR, encoded by the coding sequence ATGGACGTGGCGTGCGTCGTCCCCGCGTACGACGAGATCGGCACCGTCGAGCGGACGCTCGACTCGCTGGTCGGGACGGAGAGCGAGGTCATCGTCGTCGTCGGCGGCACCGACGGGACGGCCGGCGTCGCGCGCGCGCACCCGGCCGTCGACCTCGTGCTGACCGACACGGAGGAGAGCGGCCCGGCCGCCGCCCGGAACCGGGGCGCGCGGGCGACGGACGCCGAGGTGGTCTGCTTCACCGACGCCGACACCGTCGTCGCGCCGGGGTGGGTCGCCCGCCACGCGAGCCACTACCACGACCCGCGAGTCGTCTGCGTCGGCGGGCCGCTCCGACCGCTCGACGGGTCTCGTCGGGACCGACTCCTGTTCGGACTCCTCTCGGACTGGTGGTACCGCGTCTCCTGGCCGGTCGGGTTCGTCCAGGCCAGCGGGAACAACTGCTCGTACCGACGCGAGGCGCTGCTCGACGCGGGCGGGTTCGACGAGTCCCTGCCGTTCCTGGAGGACACCGACTGCTCGATGCGACTCGCCCGGCGTGGCCGGGCCGTCTACGACCGACACGCGTGGGTCGCCACCTCGCCGCGTCGGCAGCACCGCCAGGGCTACCTCGGTCTCCTCGGCGAGTACGCGGCGGGCTACGCCCGGTACCTCCTCGACGCACAGCGAGACAGCGGCTACTTCCGGCGGCGGTGA
- a CDS encoding NAD-dependent succinate-semialdehyde dehydrogenase codes for MDRENPATEESLEPVETDDADDVEAALALADEVYPSWSERRLEERRQLLADAADVLRENEEEYAQLMTREMGKPITGARSEVEKCAWVCEHYAEYAETYLADDVHQSSPEAKALTSYEPLGPILAVMPWNYPLWQVFRFAAPNLVAGNVGLLKHASNVPGTAEIIEEVFLEAGFPEGAFQSLIVGSDAIEGVIEDERVRGVTLTGSEPAGRAVAETAGRELKPSVLELGGSDPFVVLDDADVETAAEVGVQARTLNSGQSCIAAKRFIVHDAVYDEFVDAFVEEMEALTVGDPSEEDTDVGPQAREDLMKDVHEQVQDTLDAGATLETGGEPLDGEGYYYPPTVVTDIPRDATMATDEVFGPAAAVFRVESEEEAIGLANDSSYGLGGSVWTEDLDRGERVARRVESGCVFVNELTKSDPRIPFGGVKNSGYGRELSEHGMKEFLNEKTIWVQSASDQ; via the coding sequence ATGGACAGAGAGAACCCGGCGACAGAGGAGTCACTCGAACCGGTCGAGACTGACGACGCGGACGACGTGGAGGCCGCCCTCGCCCTCGCGGACGAGGTGTACCCGTCGTGGAGCGAGCGACGCCTCGAAGAGCGCCGCCAGCTGCTCGCCGACGCCGCCGACGTCCTCCGGGAGAACGAGGAGGAGTACGCCCAGTTGATGACCCGCGAGATGGGCAAACCCATCACCGGCGCGCGCTCGGAGGTCGAGAAGTGCGCGTGGGTCTGCGAGCACTACGCCGAGTACGCCGAGACGTACCTCGCGGACGACGTCCACCAGAGTTCGCCCGAGGCGAAGGCGCTGACGTCGTACGAACCGCTCGGCCCCATCCTCGCAGTGATGCCGTGGAACTACCCGCTGTGGCAGGTGTTCCGGTTCGCCGCGCCGAACCTCGTCGCGGGGAACGTCGGCCTGCTGAAACACGCCTCGAACGTCCCCGGCACGGCCGAGATAATCGAGGAGGTGTTCCTCGAGGCGGGGTTCCCGGAGGGCGCGTTCCAGAGCCTCATCGTCGGCTCGGACGCCATCGAGGGGGTCATCGAGGACGAACGCGTCCGCGGCGTCACGCTCACCGGGAGCGAACCGGCGGGCCGCGCCGTCGCCGAGACGGCGGGCAGGGAGCTGAAACCCTCCGTCCTCGAACTCGGCGGGTCGGACCCCTTCGTCGTGCTGGACGACGCCGACGTCGAGACGGCCGCCGAGGTGGGCGTCCAGGCCCGGACGCTCAACTCCGGGCAGTCCTGCATCGCCGCCAAGCGGTTCATCGTCCACGACGCCGTCTACGACGAGTTCGTCGACGCCTTCGTCGAGGAGATGGAGGCGCTGACCGTCGGCGACCCGAGCGAGGAGGACACCGACGTCGGCCCGCAGGCCCGCGAGGACCTGATGAAGGACGTCCACGAGCAGGTGCAGGACACCCTCGACGCGGGCGCGACGCTGGAGACGGGCGGCGAACCGCTCGATGGCGAGGGCTACTACTACCCGCCGACGGTGGTCACCGACATCCCCCGCGACGCGACGATGGCGACCGACGAGGTGTTCGGCCCCGCGGCGGCCGTCTTCCGCGTCGAGAGCGAGGAGGAGGCTATCGGACTCGCCAACGACTCGTCGTACGGTCTCGGCGGGTCGGTCTGGACCGAGGACCTCGACCGCGGCGAACGCGTCGCGCGCCGAGTCGAGTCGGGGTGTGTGTTCGTCAACGAACTCACGAAGTCCGACCCGCGCATCCCGTTCGGCGGCGTGAAGAACTCCGGCTACGGCCGGGAGCTCTCCGAACACGGGATGAAGGAGTTCCTCAACGAGAAGACCATCTGGGTGCAGTCGGCGAGCGACCAGTAA
- a CDS encoding DUF2182 domain-containing protein produces the protein MSTKVDTALSVFDGVFDVDLDRTTLVVVMMLGLDAVWWVLLFDGHVPMPGMAWLMEQSIPMAAPGAMELGVFHVGTVEAVLGYATMWGVMMWAMMYPAMTRFTRDYAAAHEGSALEATTAITGFLTTYHLVWALSAVVPLSLHALVPGGIYGVTQSSPHLVIGSALALTGVFQLSKPKQDLLRTCCAEVEAHTDDLFDGFRHGVEHGVDCVLICFAAFFLVMPFFGEMNFFWMVALTAVVTMERLPTWGKEVSRATGVISLLAGAFVLLVQPALGIGFTMAM, from the coding sequence ATGAGCACGAAGGTCGACACGGCGCTCAGCGTGTTCGACGGCGTCTTCGACGTCGACCTGGACCGAACGACGCTGGTCGTCGTGATGATGCTCGGCCTCGACGCCGTCTGGTGGGTGCTGCTGTTCGACGGTCACGTCCCGATGCCGGGGATGGCCTGGCTGATGGAGCAGTCCATCCCGATGGCTGCTCCCGGCGCGATGGAACTCGGCGTCTTCCACGTCGGGACGGTCGAGGCCGTCCTCGGCTACGCGACGATGTGGGGCGTGATGATGTGGGCGATGATGTACCCCGCGATGACGCGGTTCACGCGGGACTACGCCGCCGCCCACGAGGGAAGCGCACTGGAGGCGACGACGGCCATCACCGGCTTCCTGACGACGTACCACCTCGTCTGGGCGCTCTCGGCCGTCGTCCCGCTGTCGCTCCACGCACTGGTGCCCGGCGGTATCTACGGGGTCACGCAGTCGAGCCCCCACCTCGTGATCGGCAGTGCCCTCGCGCTCACGGGCGTGTTCCAGTTGAGCAAGCCCAAGCAGGACCTGTTGCGCACCTGCTGTGCCGAGGTCGAGGCGCACACCGACGACCTGTTCGACGGCTTCCGCCACGGCGTCGAACACGGCGTCGACTGCGTGCTCATCTGCTTCGCCGCGTTCTTCCTCGTCATGCCGTTCTTCGGCGAGATGAACTTCTTCTGGATGGTCGCGCTGACCGCCGTCGTCACGATGGAGCGTCTGCCGACGTGGGGCAAGGAGGTATCGCGCGCGACGGGCGTCATTTCGCTGCTCGCTGGCGCGTTCGTCCTGCTGGTCCAGCCGGCGCTCGGCATCGGGTTCACGATGGCGATGTGA
- a CDS encoding DUF7129 domain-containing putative zinc-binding protein, whose translation MALYECNDCERRSESAGRCHVCGGRLVNLSVTRD comes from the coding sequence ATGGCGCTTTACGAATGTAACGACTGCGAGCGACGCTCCGAGTCCGCGGGCCGCTGTCATGTCTGTGGCGGTCGACTGGTGAACCTCAGCGTCACCCGCGACTAG
- a CDS encoding SRPBCC family protein, with the protein MWFSHSMETTAPPGRVWEVWTDVERWPTWDVALRDASLDADGGTFEEGAHGRVTLGLGRAVPVDPSPSFVVTELDPVRSYAYDLQFPLARLVVRRSLHSHDGGTSFTHEVWCEGPLGGLLSRTVGRRYRRTLPDAMDHVRERAEALPATGSSTDTA; encoded by the coding sequence ATGTGGTTCAGTCACAGCATGGAGACGACTGCCCCGCCGGGGCGGGTGTGGGAGGTCTGGACCGACGTCGAGCGCTGGCCGACGTGGGACGTCGCGCTCCGTGACGCCTCGCTCGACGCCGACGGGGGCACGTTCGAGGAGGGCGCACACGGGCGGGTTACGCTCGGCCTCGGCCGGGCCGTCCCCGTCGACCCGTCGCCGTCGTTCGTCGTCACCGAACTCGACCCGGTGCGCTCGTACGCCTACGACCTCCAGTTCCCGCTGGCTCGGCTCGTCGTCCGGCGCTCGCTCCACAGCCACGACGGCGGCACCTCGTTCACTCACGAGGTGTGGTGCGAAGGGCCGCTCGGCGGACTGCTCTCCAGAACGGTCGGACGACGCTACCGCCGGACGCTCCCCGACGCGATGGACCACGTCCGCGAACGCGCCGAGGCGCTCCCCGCGACAGGTTCATCTACTGACACTGCGTAA
- a CDS encoding acetolactate synthase large subunit: MKTADLLVSCLEAEGVDYVFGLPGEELEDLLFAMGDSTVDFVPVRHEQGAAFMADVHGRITGDAGVCLSTLGPGATNLLTGVADAHLDKSPLVAISGQGGRERLHQESHQLIDVVEMFGPITKWNTRLDDPDVVHESVRKAFKLAEHEKPGATHLELPEDVAAADTEATALEPTARHVHRPSPDPESVAEAVAVVRHADRPLVLAGNGAVRSRASEQLRSFVDQTDIPVVATYMGKGAVSDRDDHSLMTLDSGSGEVDRVIERADAVVTVGYDIAEHDPETWNPQSDKRIVHLDSEPAEVYEHYLPDVEMVCDVAAGIEALCGADLDAIDTDWYADLRENLVGQVTSEPTDDDPVTVANTLPLLRETMADDDVLISDVGSHKMAIARSYPTYEPNSCLISNGLATMGIAVPGAVSADVALSGSSALSSDESTKPDSDGAGGPNVVAATGDGGFLMNAAELETARRLDCSFTVLLFVDDDYGLISEKQEEHRGESTGTLLENPDFVTFAESFGVTAYRPETWDEVRTALDEAVDSDDLSLVEVQLDR; the protein is encoded by the coding sequence ATGAAGACCGCCGACCTGCTCGTCTCCTGTCTCGAAGCGGAGGGCGTCGACTACGTGTTCGGCCTCCCCGGCGAGGAACTCGAGGACCTGCTGTTCGCGATGGGGGACTCCACCGTCGACTTCGTCCCGGTCCGCCACGAACAGGGCGCGGCGTTCATGGCCGACGTCCACGGTCGCATCACCGGCGACGCGGGCGTCTGCCTCTCGACGCTCGGCCCCGGTGCGACGAACCTGCTGACCGGCGTCGCCGACGCCCACCTCGACAAGTCGCCGCTCGTCGCCATCTCCGGGCAGGGGGGCCGCGAGCGCCTCCACCAGGAGAGCCACCAGCTCATCGACGTGGTGGAGATGTTCGGCCCCATCACGAAGTGGAACACGCGCCTCGACGACCCCGACGTGGTCCACGAGTCGGTGCGGAAGGCGTTCAAACTCGCCGAACACGAGAAGCCCGGCGCGACCCACCTCGAACTCCCGGAGGACGTCGCCGCCGCCGACACGGAGGCGACGGCCCTCGAACCGACCGCGCGGCACGTCCACCGACCGTCGCCGGACCCGGAGTCGGTCGCCGAGGCCGTCGCCGTAGTGCGGCACGCCGACCGACCGCTCGTGCTGGCGGGCAACGGCGCGGTCCGGTCACGGGCGTCCGAACAGCTCCGGTCGTTCGTCGACCAGACGGACATCCCCGTGGTCGCCACCTACATGGGCAAGGGTGCGGTGTCCGACCGCGACGACCACTCGCTGATGACGCTCGACTCCGGCAGCGGCGAGGTGGACCGCGTCATCGAGCGCGCCGACGCGGTGGTGACCGTCGGCTACGACATCGCCGAACACGACCCCGAGACGTGGAACCCCCAGAGCGACAAACGTATCGTCCACCTCGACTCGGAACCCGCCGAGGTGTACGAACACTACCTGCCGGACGTGGAGATGGTGTGTGACGTCGCGGCGGGCATCGAGGCGCTCTGCGGCGCGGACCTCGACGCCATCGACACCGACTGGTACGCCGACCTGCGCGAGAACCTCGTCGGGCAGGTGACCAGCGAACCGACCGACGACGACCCCGTCACCGTCGCGAACACCCTGCCGCTGCTCCGCGAGACGATGGCCGACGACGACGTACTCATCTCGGACGTCGGCAGTCACAAGATGGCCATCGCGCGGTCGTACCCCACCTACGAACCGAACTCCTGCCTCATCTCGAACGGACTGGCGACGATGGGTATCGCCGTGCCGGGGGCCGTCTCCGCCGACGTGGCGCTCTCGGGAAGCAGCGCGCTGTCGAGCGACGAGAGCACCAAACCCGACAGCGACGGCGCGGGCGGCCCGAACGTCGTCGCGGCGACGGGCGACGGTGGCTTCCTGATGAACGCGGCCGAACTGGAGACGGCCCGGCGACTCGACTGCTCGTTCACCGTCCTCCTGTTCGTCGACGACGACTACGGCCTCATCTCGGAGAAACAGGAGGAACACCGCGGCGAGTCGACGGGCACACTCTTAGAGAACCCCGACTTCGTCACGTTCGCCGAGTCGTTCGGCGTCACCGCCTACCGCCCCGAGACGTGGGACGAGGTACGGACGGCGCTGGACGAGGCGGTGGACAGCGACGACCTGTCGCTCGTCGAAGTGCAACTGGACCGCTGA